In Asterias rubens chromosome 2, eAstRub1.3, whole genome shotgun sequence, the sequence gatactttCTGGCTATTTAGCCTTTCTGGATTATCTGTATAGCGGCACACAtcttaataatttatttatatataattacatatataatgaatagggtagatggccttagctttcgatccaatccggaccttcttcagaggcataatacaagtacaaacaattacATATAAGTGGGAACAGATAAAATGGATATGGttatgacaattaaaaacaaaatacaagcaaatCAAGGGGATCACCCCGAAGggataatgaatagggtagatggccttagctttcgatccaatccggaccttcttcagaggcataaaacaagtacaaacaataatatatttttttttgttttcttcaaaaaatagGGTAAGATGCGAGCCTCTCCTTCTACATTATTCTTGCGACTGGTGTCCGTTCACTCTTAATTAACTACTTTGCACAATGTTGACGTTATTCCCACTCGCGCTGCGCCTGTCCTTCCAACATGTCATGCCTTTTGTCCACTACTCTATTAACATCAACATGTTCTCACTCCCTTTTACTGGGTCATCCATTCAACCACCGGAAGCAGCAAGCGATCTTGAactgacatttttaatatcGTCAGAAGTCTATACGGTAGCACTGATGAAATTTccccaaataattgttgatgttttgttaaaaatagaCCCGGCAGTGTAAATAACTCACTGTTCCAGTCGTTTGAGTTGTTATGACAGCACTTATGATACAATATCGATTTTTACCAGAGGCTGCCGCAGCTTGTGTATTTGGTTCGAAGGCGGGCTAATAAACTGTTTCACTACCAAGCCCCTTTTCACACTAAAGGTATTTCctgggaaattcccgggaacttTTGGCCCATCTTTTCACTTCCCGAGAGTTGCCCGGAAAATAGCgttttcctggaaaaaaaaataaccctgctcaggggtagGAAGTTAACCCCGGGCTAAAACGTTTTTCATGAAACGACCGTGCAAATTCCCGGGGAATAGTACTCCAGGGAGTTAccaatatacacatattgactggcaatgaggcaactagtgtacgtctattccctcgatggactttgagtgaccagaagagggacctatttcccaaTGCCGAAATTTTGCAtagttcctaaagagcaattgcaatgaaactttcagggatcgaaggttatggtgcaataatgatcataaggcaatgatgtcatgatgacgtcatcaccggtcacATGACGTCTTCttaattgtgttttatgttaaatgtttgaaaatctatatcaaatcagccaaaacgGACcctaggtttctgtttgcgggattgggtaggggaaaattaggtcttcatttttttttcgtgTGGTTGACCTAACATGAcatctacttccggtcgaaacgggccaaaaacgtaagtgccctgtaactcaaaagtggtaaaagttatgaagttgctttccaggacgtaagtgtctagcaagggtggacagttcaaacaaaatattgatgacgtcacaaattgcaacagcgtcctctagcggcaggttgaaaactcttcaaaatttactttttgtagttgtctgtggtgaaatttgttgtaatcactttaaatgacgtcatcgggggtcacgtgacgcgacattaaaggtgcactttttgaagtcgtgtAACTCTCAAAGAAATGACGCGATTATGTTGACAATTCGTGCATTGTttgatattggcaagttctcgtTAACTGTAAAATGacgtaatgatgacgtcatcacatggttttttttaaaggttttttccATTTTTACGCCTTTAACACatcaattgctatctgaacatggtataatccaaattatttttttaattagcccggattggtcataactgctatgaaaaaataaacaaataaattacaaattcagttgaaaaatgtaaattgttattaaaaaaacatctatgcatttgtgcacatatgcaattatgtctagtttctatttatttttacttaaaaaaaataataaaaaattgcctaagagagtattttatataatagtgtgtgtgtgcctccctatgtgactggattaacaggctttcgagctccagtgtttaattattggtttaatcccaacgaggtaTGTTTCTTGATGAtcttaccgagacgaagtcgaggtaaattaccaAGGACCAGGCCTCTAATacacactttgattctcattcataaatacctttttggtaaaaaaatatgAACCCTTTTGgtcaaaggtaaaataaatgcaaacattataattgttcaatgatttctttcaacacaacagccCTCCAGCTATAcaaaaatggtaaggccctccgccgccctcggttaaacaactccttataagggaatgctgtgcgcgtcgcgcgtatcgcgtgatgtggcacaactgtcccgaccgttgctcttgaccaataggaatgaagaaactgccttgtataagcacaggtgcgaGCTCGCGTGtaacgcccatgtttcaacactttttactggtcattaaacaaaggtttatacacacccacgtgacgcgctctccacgaattcaattaaatttttgttaagccagcagcaagagctggtcaaccattcaatttcattaatttggcaaacattttccaaatgcattgtttgcattcaaattcaatgccgtcatcgggggtcacgtgacgcggcattAAGGGttcactttttgaagtcgtattACTCTCGAAGTAATGATATTTGCAATTTCTTGTGAAtggtgaaatgacgtcatgatgacctcatcacgtgatatttttatgattttttttatttttgcacttttaacacataaattgctatctgaacatggtacaatacaaattttgttgtttatttatgtcaCATTGGGCTATTTGCtttgaaacacaacaaatttcaaactcagttgagaaatttgacaattttattgacgaaacagctatgcatttgtgcacagaTGCAAATATGTctagtttgtgtgtgtttgtttgtgttgtagattgttagatattggcaagttcttgtgaatggtgaaatgacgtcatgatgacgtcatcacatgattttttcatttttgcactTTTAATACATAAATTGATATCTGAACATGATACAatccaaattttgttttttatttatgtcaCATTGGGCTCATTGCtttgaaacacaacaaatttcaaactcagttgagaaatttgaaaattgtattgacgaaacagctatgcatttgtgcacaaatgcaatcatgtctagatGCAATTGTTTcctccatgcaatactgtccgctccggacacttttgcatatgcaatcgtgtccggggctatgcaaaaaccgtccggtggacatgacatgactgtacatgtatgtgtgtgcgtaagcgagcgtgcatgcactgaacctacgtactaatgcagcatgaatatttacgtattttatgattgcagcgaatacccaacggccgaacatttccatAGCCATTCATTACATGCATTTAGCTTGtacaaaatggcgaacgtgttccgtcgaccaagggcgtttaatttactgcaatgatgcttttgcacggggcggtcacaactgcatatgcaaatgtgtccagggcggacacaattgcaatatgcagcagcgtccgggcggacacgattgcatatgcaaaaccgccTGGACATTAGTGGATATATGGGTCATTcaatgtcagaccaacgcagaacacctcagagggagccgtttcccggACATTAGTGcatatatgcaataatgtccgcctgatagtattgcatagaggacataattgcatatcttaaaaaataattaaaaacgtACACTTATGGTTTGCGAGACtatgaacaacaaaaatccaCACCAATTATCTGGGAACTTTTTTTCACATCAGTCACCCGGCTTATGCAATttcatattaaataaaataagcaTACGCTTCAGCAATCTATAGTTTGTGGGGGAGCTGTTGCTAGTTAAatacggctccctttgaagtaacgtagaaagagaaataagtaattttccacgaatttcatttggagacctcaaaattagatttgaggtctgGCGAGCAGCAAGCGATCTTGAactgacatttttaatatcGTCAGAAGTCTATACGGTAGCGCTGATGAAATTTccccaaataattgttgatgttttgttaaaaatggaCCCGGCAGTGTAAATAACTCACTGTTCCAGTCGTCTGAGTTGTTATGACAGCACCATTGATACAATATCGATTTTTTAGAGGCTGCCGCAGCTTGTGTATTTGGTTCGAAGGCGGGCTAATAAACTGTTTCACTACCAAGACGACACTAAAGGTATTTCctgggaaattcccgggaacttTTGGCCCATCTTTTAACTCCCCGAGATTTGCCCGGAAAATAGCGTTTTTTTCAGGGGTAGGAAGTTAACCCCGGGCTAAAACGTTTTCATGAAACGACCGTGCATATTCCCGGGGAGTAGTACTCCCGGGAGATAccaatatacacatattgactggcaatgaggtaactagtgtacgtctattcccccgatgGACTTGGAGTGAcaagaagagggacctatttcccgaggccaaACTCGcgattttttgcatagttccttTGCAATGACACTTTCAGGGAtcgaaggttatggtgcaataatgatcttAAGGCagtgatgtcatgatgacgtcatcaccggtctcattacgtcatcttaaaggtgttttatgttaaatgtttaaaaatgtatatcaaatcagccaaaagagaccgtaggtttctgtttgcgggattgggtaggacaaaactattattattattattattttttgttttcgtgtgcgtgacctaaTATGAcatctacttccggtcgaaacgggccaaaaacggaagtgccctgtaactggaaagtggtaaaagttataaAGTTGCTTTCCAatgacgtaagtgtctagcaagggtgggcggttcaaacaaaatgttgatgacgtcacaaattgcaacagcgccctctagcggcaggttaaaaactcttcaaaatggactttttgaagatgtctgtggtgaaatttgttgtaatcactttaaattgtACACACACGTTAATTGgtatatgtgtgaagtttcagatcaaagACGTCAtcggggtcacgtgacgcggcattaaaggtgcactttttgaattcgtataactctcgaagtaaCGACGCGATTATGCTGAAACTTcgtagattgttagatattggcaagtccTCGTGAATTGTAAAATGgcgtaatgatgacgtcatcacatgattttttaaaagatttttttttccatttttgcgcCTGTAACACatcaattgctatctgaacatggtataatccaaattattttttaaatagaccggattggtcataactgctgtgaaaaaaaaaaatacatttcaaattcagttgacaaatttaaaatgttattaaagaaacagccatgcatttgtgcacaaatgcaaatatgtctagtttgtatttatttttaattacaaattgtttttccctaagagagtattttatataatagTGTGTGTGTGCCTCCCTAAGTGcctggattaacaggctttcgagctccAGTGTTTAATtaaggaaatcaatgtgtggtgaagaggttttcaaccagtggtaaaaacccaacgaggcctggtacTTAATAAttaccaagaaccaggcctcggcgggtttaaaccactatttgaaaaccgattcaacacactttgattcccattcataaatacctttttggtaaaaaaacatgaacacttaTAATTGTtcgatgatttctttcaacacgacacccctccagctatgaaatggtaaagccctccgccgccctcggttaactccttataagggaatgctatGCGCGtcgatgtggcacaactgtcccggccgttgctcttgaccaataggaatgaagaaactgtattatataagcacaggtgcgaGCTCGCGTGTCAtacccatgtttcaacactttttactggtcattaacaagggtttatacacacccacgtgacgcgctcttcaccaataggaatagcaaaactgtatggagtatttatgaatacactTTTCTTGATcatggccatcacattagggttgtatTTCTTGTGCCCTTACTGTTTGTCCTGCTTTGTATTCACTtgtgtatttatattatttattttacatactgtatgcttgtgtttgtaattgtttaatggccaaataaggaataagaagaagaaaaacattgtgCAGACCCAAACTTTCTAATATAGTTTTTTTcggtcaatttcaacaaaaatccattgactcattcattttcgttttgatCATGAATGCACTTTGAATCAACATTGAAAAGTCAAAACTAGTTATTCGATTTCAAAAgttaagcattcactggtcaaataaaaGCATTAAACTTCATCAGGCCgcaagactcattcaatttcgttaaagccagcagcaagagctggtcaaccattcaatttcattaatgggcaaacattttccaaatgcattgtttgcattcaaattcaaattctatgtTATGTGCTTATACTCATTCGTTGCTGccaataaacaaatttgaaacattCAAAACTAAAAGTTAAAACTTCTAATTTGACATGTTCAGGACATTCAGAAACAGAGACAACAACACAATCTCAAGGctaaagcaaaatatttagttGGATACAGGCTTTAACTTTTAGGGAAACAATGCAAAAGGAACAGTTAtttcaatgaagaaaaaaaaaggtgcaaattgtaaaattataatgtacagtacatggaaACACCTCTTACAAAGgaggactacatgtatgtgctagTAAATGAGCTATAATTCCCAGTTAACTTGTGAAGCCATAACTcatctttaatttgaatgcaaagaagttgaaattcgttgcacataaatgaacaagaaaactcaaactagcagcaaaatcatgttcGCTTCGGTGAGACTTAATTTGAGTGcatcaattaaagccattatacactttcggcacagaaaaaagaaaaaaaaaatcacatatttacaaataactttcagggtttgcagaaggtaatggtgaaagacttctcttgaaatattattccatgaaatgcttcacttttcgagaaaacattaaaacaatattatcaattctcattgtcgagaattacggatttattttaaacacatgccatgacacggcgtttagcagctttttgtgtttaaaaggcTATTAGTTTGGTCCTgttccaatggcttttaaaggaaagaatcgcagcgcttacgtataatcagggaattgtgcttacgctaagcatatttaacagcttagcagggaatgtgttcttgagcgtcacaactcgcataaacaaatttgtatcagttgactaattgtgctcaacttctgcgaaacttttactgcgaaaacagtgacttaaaaatttgatttgcattcgcaggataaCCATGCTTTTTACTTGTGAAAAAGTAGGCCGTGGTGACTAGTGTGCTttattagtgttaaagtcgcgactacaaattatttagagaggtttcgcaagcgtacggatacagatacagatacggatacgATAACCATATCCGTTCACGTCAGCAGCCGcgtgttgcattttgtttcgcaaactatatAGTCCAGGCATTATTTGATATGACCTCAGACAAATTGCAACATCAAGTCTGTAAACTGTTTCATACTCAGAATGTTGTCCTCTATAACATATCAAAACTCTTAAGCAATCCGAATGGGGGAAAGTGTCATGGcggtcattttttttaaaatggccgccaaaaccCGAATTTTTCCCAATAGCTTCACTGGAGTAAGGCGTCATCCAAAAGAGAACCAGAGTTTGTTCATTGCCCATCCTATATGTGCCAGACTTACAAATGTGTAAGTAACCATTGTTACATCATTGTTTTAAATCTAAGATGGTGGTAGGATGACGTAAAATAAATAGGCTACTTGAGGACTATACTATATTATACTTGAGGATAAGTACCGGGGCCCGCGCAAGGGCCAAGCGAACATTTTTTGTAGGTAAACTTGCTCTTTGGTATAATTTTGTTCCTCCATgacttttttttaagcaaaaagtaATAAGAAGATGGGTAGTGAGGAAAAGCCATTCGACTGAAGTAGGAGGAACATGCGAGGATGCACCATAGTTGACATGAACAATATGTTGCAATATCACGTGAACGGAGGGAATTAAACTAATGACAGCCTTGGTTGCTCAACAATGGCACACAAAACTACTGTCGATAAAATTgcaagcaatgggagactttctgggacgatagagggcagcagacttaccgggtaaatccattgttctcagaattatgcgcatgttcagaactacgtaaacaatggaaatttacccggtatgtctgctgccgcctagcgttggaaagtctcctattgaaaaCGATTTTTGCAAGGCTTATTGAAATCCGTGTGTATTTTACGTGCAGGCAACCTTGGTGACTATTGTGTGTGATGCATCCATTAGGAAATGGGGAGTTAAGTGGCTCACAGGtttaaagatttttgtttttcttaagaGATGCATGACGTCTGAAGGCGCTGGCATaaccaaacataaaataaagacCTGCGCAATCGAAAGGTGAAGTGTCGACGGGTGTACGTGCAACTACAAAGCTTTTACGCTGCACATTGGTGAAGGAAGACAAAACACTATACGCCAAGTGAAGATGCTGACTCGCGTATTGAAATTGATGCCGGGTAAACAGTGTTCAAAAGCCACCCATCATATCCATGCTGGGCTGAACATTATCTGCAAAGGTAACTAAACCAACCagaaaaatattttgctttCTATTCCGTGTAACtttatatgtatttattttttttaaatccattaTAAGAAGTTATTAAAGTTGCTGAGTCTAAGGCCATGGATATGTTTGTGTATACATCACGTAGATGTCAGAACCTTTGTTTCAACTTGTCTTAGTTATGCTTAACAGCTGACTCAAATGTTAACTACctaattttgtgatttgttgttTCAGGTTTGAATCGAATGTTCATACTGTCCCTGCTGCTCGGTGTCTTTGATGCTACCGTCACCATCGGTGCAAGTTATGTCAACACGTGCAACCAGACTTCGCACGCTTATCAACTTCGACGAGGAAACTCCCACAGCTTTTACACCGGCCCGATACCCAATCATGTACTGGTCGGTCAAGGCTACCGTTACGTAACCACACAGTGGAACGTAACATGTGCCAGTTACTGTTTGCAAGATGATGCCTGCAAGTCTTTCAATTTCTGCCATTCTGACAAACGCTGCGAGTTTAACTCAGCGGTGTATGCCAGAGATAAATCTGACCTGTACCCATCCAACGGTTGTGAGTACTACGACGAAAGATACCATACAGGTAAGTTccaaagaaatatattttaagaaCAAACTGTTATTTCAGCGTGTAACGCCTTGTTGGTTGTCACTTTCATGACTATGTGCCCGTAAAATTAACGAGTAATGTGGCATGACAACAAACTGAAAggttattttgtcatttttctgAACAAGTTTTATTATGGATTACACAGAATGCGATGTCAGCACGACCGTTGGTGATTACGAACCAAGTTTCATCAAGCGTCAGCGAGATGAAAAATACCGACTTGATTTTGCTGTTAAAGGGGCAACTGATGCTGTTGTGTGGCTGTCCGAACAAGAGAATAAAGACAAGCATTATGAAATAGGTGAGTCATATATAACAAGAAtgttcttaatttttttaatagaaattaaCAATCGTTCTGTAAACGGACTAGTGAGAAACAAGCTACTAATTCATAATGTGCTACATTTAGTTTAAAAATTACAGCAAGATTTTCAAAACTGTCTGCTGTGGTGTCACGCGACGTCACTTGTGATGCCACAACCGTTTGGGTCTGATAGCACATTATTGGTTTTCTGTTAGAATTAAGACACAATTGCAGTATATCAACAGAGCCGACGAACTTacaatggcccttttcgaaaccgtggcttcggctttggattcggctcatcGGACTAGCTTACCAACCACGAAAGTGAAGATCTTCAATCagtcaaatttgtttgtaatttgtatcATAAGTTCAACTCAGGTTCATTAAAGTGTTGTTTCACACAACTGCGCGAACGAGGTGCCCTATGTGTGCATGTTCGTGAAAACTCTATGAAAGTGCTTTTTCGGGAAAACTAAATACTCAAGAGTAGTGATTTTTCGTCGGTACCAGACAGCGCTTATATTATGTACTTTAATAACTGGGTGTATCGTGTTATCTGTTAAGCAAATACTCCCCATGATTTGATCTTTTCAGTTATTACTGGTTGGGGTAACACTCATGCCGCGATCCGCAAAGAGAGAACACCTATGGGACAGAACGGGGAAACATATGTACGCGTAGAAAAACCCGGCCTAATGAACGCCACGGAGTATCGTCGGTTCTGGATCATTTACGACGATTGGGAGATTAAGGTGGGTCAAGGCGGTCAAGACGAGCCGTTTATGGAATGGACTGATCCTGACCGTAGAGTCACCGTGAGTTATATAGGCATAGCATCCAACAGCGGGAGTGAGGTCAAGTGGATATTTTACAACTATTGCGACTATTGATACACATGTACCTGACAGGTTATAAGCAAAGCACATTGCgttgttttgaaattaaaattcgctcttttagtgtttttatttttgttttcatcgcACACGCCCACACAACAAAAGTGAACATTGAACGTTTTGTAAAAACACACCCATCACACAAAGAAGGAAAGGCACACAAATTATTGTGtaacagtatacaattgttgcacgctgtgacggggtccatggcgtttggTACacccgagggtgccattttccctcgagggtgtacaaaacccatggaccccagtcacagcgtgcaacaattgttttgttatacctttgtaaaattgttattcctcttctcgaagttctgttgccatcttcaaacattattacgacagaCAATTCATTGTTTACAAGAAACAATGATCTCGAACCCGcagttgtttcgtacacagggctggaaatcgaccaacgctgggaacgagcCAGGTGATGTgacggtgtacatcacttttcatgttacccggcccgtcgagccatgtaacatgcgcgtcacatgatttgTTCTCGACCAATCTTTAAACCCTACATGAAATATAGAAACTTGATAAAAAGAGGATATTGTTATCAAAGCGTTGAACTTGAAATGTGTGTTTGAAATGTCAATATGTATAGTTTATGAGATATGTAGCTACCATCTGTAATACTCCCGGGTTAGAATTGACCACCTGACCCACAATACGGATTCTGTGGAGTCTGAACCGTTATCTGGTTAGCCTGATCCAGAAACTGGCCTGAAAATGGATTTTGACTCGAAGTCTGtatcagtttgacccatttcagGGCAATTCTGACACAGCAGGTTCCATCCCAACGgaacccggaatccgggtcaaatcaGACCCGGGATTTTTTAGAATCGCTTCATTCTCGATGCAGAGTGTTCAAATTTGCGGCATATAACGGCTACATCCTACGGCTATGGATCATAGCGTCATTCCTGCATAGACAAATAGGACATCAACACCATTGATCTCCAGCATTATATCTCCAGTATTATGGAGATCAATGGTTCTCACCAACCTAAGAAAACATtccaattgaaaacaaaatgggatTAAAcaaatgggatcccattgaaaaaaaaattaatgtgattAATTGAACTCAATGTGATTAATGTGGAATTTTTTACTTCAATTGGGTTGAATGGACCCAGTTGAATCCCATTAAAACATGGATCTCCTTGAACTCCATTCAACATAATCAGTGGGACACAATGGGATTTAATGGGGTGTACTGGAAATAATATTCTTAGCAACACACtgagccgtagctgtagccaaaaaTTTGGACACGGTCTGAGGCTTCTATTGCATGAGCAGGTAATGAAACATTATTGTTAAATTTTGACGTAACAGATATTGGTGAAAATGTTGTATAGTTTCTGTGTTTTAGAAACTTTTAGCTTGAACAAGCACAGCTACCGATGAATAATTGTTCTACCATATAATTAATTGTGCATTTCAAATGTGTTAATCAACACCGGAAAGCTTTGCTTAACACTTAGTTTATAGATTTTTATGTCAAAGCTACaactacttttatttttttataattttagaAAAGGTAAATTTTAGAAATAAAGACAACGCTATCGGAAAGGAACCAACGTTTTCGGGAGTATAAATCCAGGGCTTTTGACTGTTAAAAATGGCCTGCCGGTATTTTCACCTTATCAATGTGTAGCACCTTTTATGGAAGAAAGTGGTATTAATAATTAAGTATAAATCCAGGGCTTTTGACTGTTAAAAATGGCCTGCCGGTATTTTCACCTTATCAATGTGTAGCACCTTTTATGGAAGAAAGTGTTATTAATAATTAAGTATAAATCCAGGGCTTTTGACTGTTAAAAATGGCCTGCCGGTATTTTCACCTTATCAATGTGTAGCACCTTTTATGGAAGAAAGTGTTATTAATAATTAAGTATAAATCCAGGGCTTTTGACTGTTAAAAATGGCCTGCCGGTATTTTCACCTTATCAATGTGTAGCACCTTTTATGGAAGAAAgtgttattaaaattaattgagaaatatgttat encodes:
- the LOC117307289 gene encoding uncharacterized protein LOC117307289 — encoded protein: MLTRVLKLMPGKQCSKATHHIHAGLNIICKGLNRMFILSLLLGVFDATVTIGASYVNTCNQTSHAYQLRRGNSHSFYTGPIPNHVLVGQGYRYVTTQWNVTCASYCLQDDACKSFNFCHSDKRCEFNSAVYARDKSDLYPSNGCEYYDERYHTECDVSTTVGDYEPSFIKRQRDEKYRLDFAVKGATDAVVWLSEQENKDKHYEIVITGWGNTHAAIRKERTPMGQNGETYVRVEKPGLMNATEYRRFWIIYDDWEIKVGQGGQDEPFMEWTDPDRRVTVSYIGIASNSGSEVKWIFYNYCDY